The following are encoded in a window of Thermococcus sp. MV5 genomic DNA:
- a CDS encoding DUF1858 domain-containing protein translates to MHINIKAVLDVRGLKPPEPVVRIVEALKDLKEGEEIEAISDRPFKDILSKLEEAGYRYELKDAGGAYILKIWNEGNAREISGPSDVECAGEIEINGDTNVGMLIDRYPKALEVLIEYGFTPLKDETLRKTLARTITLREAKELSNLSDKKFEKLLEKLKKLKK, encoded by the coding sequence ATGCACATAAACATTAAAGCAGTTTTGGACGTGAGAGGGTTGAAACCTCCAGAGCCTGTAGTTAGGATAGTTGAAGCCCTAAAAGATTTGAAAGAGGGAGAAGAAATTGAGGCAATTAGCGACAGGCCGTTCAAAGACATCCTGTCCAAGCTTGAAGAGGCGGGCTATAGATATGAGCTGAAAGATGCGGGAGGTGCCTACATCCTGAAGATATGGAACGAAGGGAATGCTAGGGAGATTTCAGGACCAAGTGATGTGGAGTGTGCAGGTGAAATTGAGATAAACGGGGACACAAACGTCGGGATGCTTATAGATAGATATCCCAAAGCCCTCGAAGTGCTTATTGAATACGGCTTCACTCCGCTAAAAGACGAAACGCTGAGAAAAACCCTCGCCAGAACAATAACACTGAGAGAGGCCAAAGAATTGAGCAATCTCTCCGATAAGAAGTTTGAAAAACTTTTGGAAAAGCTTAAAAAATTGAAAAAGTGA
- a CDS encoding lipopolysaccharide assembly protein LapB, with amino-acid sequence MKEFENALKSRDCQKILEILDDYLEKIENEDELRAFLEKVETLILKCEGPDAYELAHEIAHIYAHLGELDKGLEIYKKLAEKYKEEREKYLNALYHLADAYEHFGIPEKAIEAYEKLLKLEQEVENKREEALTLAHIAINYAELGEVDRAITTMKKASEMFNKLGDEKNYLISLLDLAHFYYETEDYEKSEELIASILKSPRDAEIEVNTKIVEAEVRAAQEDFKRAFSALRAALIKALEVNNEELFSIGFEAVYNFIADLFNEKMYKEIYQNTMSLAEAFEEMNKEYVKFFTAIGELAKLKEGSDNNYNSIYESIEVNELKELLDELKEIGTTVLNIGV; translated from the coding sequence ATGAAAGAGTTTGAAAACGCATTAAAAAGCAGGGATTGCCAAAAAATTCTCGAAATACTTGATGATTATCTTGAAAAAATAGAAAATGAGGATGAACTTAGGGCATTCTTAGAAAAAGTAGAAACATTAATCTTAAAGTGTGAAGGCCCTGATGCTTATGAACTTGCACATGAAATTGCGCATATATATGCTCATTTAGGTGAATTAGATAAAGGACTGGAGATTTACAAGAAACTTGCTGAGAAATACAAGGAAGAAAGAGAAAAATACTTAAATGCACTATATCATCTTGCAGATGCTTATGAGCATTTTGGAATTCCAGAAAAGGCTATAGAGGCGTATGAAAAACTGTTAAAACTTGAACAGGAAGTTGAAAACAAGAGAGAAGAGGCATTAACACTAGCACATATTGCTATAAACTATGCTGAGCTTGGAGAAGTAGACAGAGCAATAACCACAATGAAAAAAGCCAGTGAAATGTTCAACAAGCTCGGTGATGAGAAAAATTACTTGATAAGCTTACTGGATCTAGCTCACTTCTACTACGAAACCGAAGATTATGAGAAATCCGAAGAACTAATCGCTAGTATCTTAAAAAGTCCCAGGGATGCAGAAATAGAAGTGAACACAAAAATCGTAGAGGCAGAAGTAAGAGCTGCCCAAGAAGACTTCAAGAGAGCTTTTTCCGCATTAAGGGCTGCTTTGATAAAAGCCTTGGAAGTAAACAATGAAGAACTCTTTAGCATTGGGTTTGAAGCAGTTTATAATTTCATAGCTGACCTCTTTAATGAGAAGATGTACAAAGAAATCTACCAAAATACCATGAGTCTAGCCGAAGCCTTCGAAGAAATGAATAAAGAGTACGTAAAGTTTTTCACTGCAATCGGAGAACTAGCAAAACTTAAGGAAGGTTCAGATAACAATTACAATAGCATCTACGAGAGTATTGAAGTGAATGAGCTTAAAGAACTTCTTGATGAGCTCAAGGAAATAGGAACAACTGTTCTAAACATAGGGGTTTAA
- a CDS encoding transcriptional regulator — translation MKINAFEAAAKYVYPSLRRRLVEILYKKGLTQVQVAELLHITQSAVSRYIKMNRGALVEVEKFKDIDEELMELAERILKERPNEYYIHSELVKIALKMLGKGYVCSFHSKVDPEVDPARCNICLDIFG, via the coding sequence ATGAAAATAAATGCCTTTGAAGCTGCTGCGAAATATGTTTATCCCTCCCTGAGGAGAAGATTAGTGGAGATTTTATATAAAAAAGGTCTGACCCAGGTTCAGGTAGCAGAACTTCTCCATATCACACAATCTGCTGTTTCTAGATACATAAAAATGAATAGAGGCGCTTTAGTAGAGGTAGAAAAGTTCAAAGACATAGACGAAGAATTAATGGAACTTGCCGAGAGGATACTAAAGGAAAGGCCTAATGAGTACTACATTCACTCAGAACTCGTGAAAATTGCCTTAAAGATGCTTGGAAAGGGCTATGTGTGTTCATTTCACTCTAAAGTTGATCCAGAAGTCGATCCAGCCAGGTGTAATATTTGTTTAGATATTTTTGGATAG
- a CDS encoding thioredoxin family protein: MDELEMIRRKKMLELMKKAGMIEAKQKKPKAIIEVITSPSCPYCPIAWAMAQEIAKRYNGVVAKELSIVTPEGQRKAKEHNILGTPTILINNHVEFIGVPNFAKFENRVKRYLSA, translated from the coding sequence GTGGATGAACTAGAAATGATCAGAAGAAAAAAGATGTTAGAACTCATGAAAAAAGCCGGAATGATAGAGGCTAAACAAAAGAAACCAAAGGCCATTATAGAGGTCATCACTTCTCCAAGTTGCCCTTATTGTCCGATAGCATGGGCAATGGCCCAAGAAATAGCAAAGAGATACAACGGTGTTGTTGCCAAAGAACTTAGCATAGTGACTCCTGAAGGGCAAAGAAAAGCAAAAGAGCACAACATACTGGGAACCCCAACAATATTGATAAATAATCACGTTGAATTCATAGGAGTTCCTAATTTTGCCAAATTTGAAAATCGGGTTAAACGATATCTCTCCGCATAA
- a CDS encoding zinc finger domain-containing protein — MAESIPVCTSCGKEITPREHATHFICPNCGEEIIWRCESCRVLGVTYTCPKCGWEGP, encoded by the coding sequence ATGGCTGAGAGCATACCTGTATGTACATCATGCGGAAAAGAGATAACACCAAGAGAGCACGCTACACACTTTATATGCCCAAACTGTGGAGAAGAAATCATATGGAGATGTGAAAGCTGCCGCGTATTGGGAGTTACATACACATGCCCCAAGTGTGGATGGGAAGGACCGTGA
- the thsB gene encoding thermosome subunit beta yields the protein MAQLAGQPILILPEGTQRYVGKDAQRLNILAARIVAETVRTTLGPKGMDKMLVDSLGDIVITNDGATILDEMDIQHPAAKMMVEVAKTQDKEAGDGTTTAVVIAGELLRKAEELLNQNIHPTIIVKGYTLAAEKAQEVLDIIAKDVSPEDEEVLMKAATTAITGKAAEEEREYLAKLAVDAVKLVGEKVGEKYQVDIDNIKLEKKEGGSVRDTQLIRGVVIDKERVHPGMPRKIGDAKIALINEALEVKETETDAEIRITSPEQLQAFLEQEERMIREMVDKIVATGANVVFCQKGIDDLAQHYLAKAGILAVRRVKKSDMEKLAKATGAKIVTNVRDLTSEDLGYAELVEERKVAGENMVFVEGCKNPKAVTILIRGGTEHVVDEVERALEDAIKVVKDIVEDGKIVAGGGASEIELAIKLDEYAKEVGGKEQLAIESFADALKVIPRTLAENAGLDPVDVLVKVTAAHKEKGPTVGVDVFAGEPADMMERGVIEPLRVKKQAIKSASEAAVMILRIDDVIAASKLEKEKEGGKGMGEEETEF from the coding sequence ATGGCTCAACTTGCGGGACAACCAATTTTGATTCTACCTGAGGGAACTCAGAGATATGTTGGAAAGGATGCCCAGAGATTGAATATCCTCGCTGCAAGAATTGTGGCTGAGACAGTAAGGACAACCTTGGGTCCAAAGGGTATGGATAAAATGCTTGTTGACAGCCTTGGAGATATAGTAATCACAAATGATGGTGCAACAATTCTTGATGAAATGGACATCCAGCACCCAGCAGCTAAAATGATGGTTGAAGTTGCAAAGACTCAAGACAAGGAAGCTGGAGACGGAACTACGACAGCTGTTGTTATTGCTGGTGAACTTCTGAGGAAGGCTGAAGAGCTTCTTAATCAGAACATACATCCCACAATAATTGTAAAGGGCTACACACTCGCGGCTGAGAAAGCCCAAGAGGTTCTGGATATCATTGCAAAGGATGTTAGTCCAGAAGATGAAGAGGTTCTCATGAAGGCTGCTACAACAGCTATAACCGGAAAAGCCGCTGAGGAAGAAAGAGAGTACCTAGCTAAGTTGGCAGTAGACGCTGTAAAACTCGTTGGTGAAAAAGTTGGTGAGAAGTATCAAGTTGACATTGACAACATCAAGCTTGAGAAGAAAGAGGGCGGAAGTGTCAGAGACACCCAACTCATCAGAGGTGTAGTTATTGACAAAGAGAGAGTTCACCCAGGCATGCCAAGAAAGATCGGCGATGCCAAGATTGCTCTTATTAACGAAGCACTTGAGGTTAAAGAAACTGAGACAGATGCGGAGATCAGAATTACAAGCCCAGAGCAATTACAAGCATTCCTTGAGCAAGAGGAAAGAATGATCAGAGAGATGGTTGACAAAATTGTTGCTACAGGTGCAAATGTGGTATTCTGCCAAAAGGGTATTGATGATTTGGCCCAGCACTACCTCGCTAAGGCCGGTATATTAGCCGTTAGAAGGGTTAAGAAGAGTGATATGGAGAAGCTTGCCAAGGCAACTGGTGCAAAGATCGTCACAAACGTAAGAGATCTCACATCAGAGGACTTAGGTTATGCTGAACTTGTTGAAGAGAGAAAAGTTGCTGGAGAAAACATGGTCTTTGTTGAAGGATGCAAGAATCCAAAAGCAGTTACAATCCTCATCAGGGGAGGAACAGAACACGTCGTTGACGAGGTAGAGAGAGCCCTCGAAGACGCAATAAAGGTCGTCAAGGACATCGTTGAAGACGGAAAGATTGTTGCTGGCGGCGGTGCAAGCGAAATCGAGCTTGCCATCAAGCTTGATGAATATGCTAAGGAAGTCGGTGGAAAAGAACAACTTGCCATTGAGTCATTTGCTGACGCATTGAAAGTAATACCAAGGACACTTGCAGAAAACGCTGGACTTGATCCAGTTGATGTGCTAGTGAAGGTTACTGCAGCCCACAAAGAAAAAGGTCCAACAGTTGGCGTTGACGTCTTTGCAGGTGAGCCAGCTGATATGATGGAGAGAGGAGTCATTGAGCCATTAAGAGTTAAGAAACAAGCCATCAAGAGCGCAAGTGAAGCTGCAGTAATGATCCTCAGAATCGATGATGTCATAGCTGCAAGCAAGCTTGAGAAGGAGAAAGAAGGCGGCAAAGGCATGGGTGAAGAAGAGACTGAATTCTGA
- the hcp gene encoding hydroxylamine reductase, with translation MAIKLPKEYEMLCNQCSMSLTGGCTIQGVCGKDPDLNSLQEALLYGIKGTSAYYYHALEVGYDDPRIGHFLGEALYSTLTNVNFDKNRFLELILENGRVHLEAMKLLDKAYVEAYGRPEPTWVPTGSFEGHGILVTGHSYRALYELLSQIEEKDLEDELKVYTHAEMFPAHAYPELKKFKSLVANWGGSWLYQKKEFAEFPGVILGTSNCVQQPAKAYQDRMFTTGIAGLEGVPHVQDYNFEPLIERALKTPKMKNIEGENLLTGFHHTNVLALKDKLIELINEGKIRHIFVVGGCDTPHKGMGYYEKLTELIPEDALILSAACGKFRYNARNYGTIDGIPRFLDFGQCNNVYSIIEIAVALANELGTDVNSLPVSIVLSWMEQKAIGILYTLLYLGIKGIYIGPRPPEFLTPGVFEILRKQFDLRLTGDPENDLKDMLNKGVKIEGGSALAEELD, from the coding sequence ATGGCAATAAAACTTCCCAAAGAGTACGAGATGTTATGTAATCAGTGTTCAATGAGTTTAACTGGCGGTTGTACAATTCAAGGGGTATGTGGAAAAGATCCAGATCTAAATTCATTACAAGAGGCCTTATTGTATGGGATCAAAGGCACTTCGGCCTATTACTATCATGCTCTTGAGGTTGGTTACGACGATCCGAGAATAGGACACTTCCTCGGAGAGGCTCTTTACTCAACGCTTACTAACGTCAACTTCGACAAGAATCGCTTCCTTGAGCTTATTCTTGAGAATGGCAGGGTTCATCTTGAGGCAATGAAGCTTTTGGACAAAGCATATGTGGAGGCTTATGGAAGGCCTGAACCGACTTGGGTTCCAACAGGAAGCTTTGAGGGACATGGAATCCTTGTAACTGGTCACAGTTACCGAGCTTTATATGAACTCTTGAGTCAAATAGAGGAAAAAGACCTCGAAGATGAGCTAAAGGTTTATACTCATGCTGAAATGTTCCCCGCTCATGCTTATCCTGAACTTAAGAAATTCAAAAGTCTCGTTGCTAACTGGGGTGGGAGCTGGCTCTATCAGAAAAAAGAATTTGCAGAGTTCCCAGGAGTAATCCTCGGTACAAGTAACTGTGTGCAACAACCAGCTAAAGCTTATCAAGATAGAATGTTTACTACTGGAATAGCTGGCCTTGAGGGTGTTCCTCATGTACAAGATTATAACTTTGAACCTCTGATTGAGAGGGCTCTTAAGACACCAAAAATGAAAAACATTGAGGGAGAAAATCTACTTACAGGTTTTCATCACACCAACGTGCTTGCTCTTAAAGATAAACTAATTGAACTCATAAATGAAGGCAAAATAAGACATATTTTCGTCGTTGGTGGATGTGATACTCCGCATAAGGGAATGGGATATTATGAGAAACTCACCGAGCTGATCCCTGAGGATGCCCTTATACTCTCAGCTGCTTGTGGAAAGTTCCGTTACAATGCAAGAAATTATGGCACCATTGATGGAATTCCAAGGTTTCTCGACTTCGGTCAGTGCAACAACGTTTATTCGATAATTGAAATTGCTGTTGCTCTAGCGAACGAGCTCGGAACTGATGTAAACTCTCTTCCGGTTAGCATAGTGCTCAGTTGGATGGAGCAAAAGGCAATTGGAATACTCTACACGCTCCTTTACCTTGGAATTAAGGGCATTTACATAGGTCCAAGGCCTCCGGAGTTCTTAACTCCGGGAGTCTTTGAAATTTTGAGGAAACAGTTTGACTTAAGACTTACAGGTGACCCTGAAAATGACCTGAAGGACATGCTTAACAAAGGTGTAAAAATAGAAGGGGGCTCCGCTCTGGCGGAGGAGCTCGATTGA
- a CDS encoding FprA family A-type flavoprotein → MKVNIMKTVKIVGGVYWVGIKDWNRRIFDSLIPLPEGTSYNSYLVVGSEKSALIDTVNPGFEEELEEKINEIVNVGDIDYIVMNHAEPDHSGTIPYLLEKNEKVVLIATEKGADMAKAYYDVPDERIMIVKDGDVISLGGKTLMFIEAPWLHWPETMFTYLVEDKILFPCDFFGAHLAWGFYDDEVPDILTHAQRYFGEIMMPFSAMAKKALRKIENLEIDIIAPSHGPVYRNPERIIEAYKRWSSGETKEKVLIAYVSMWKANERMVRELAALLTAEGVDVKVYNLVNADIGEIAKDLVDSAVIVLAAPTVLGGAHPLAIYAAYLVKALRPPAKYAVIIGSHGWHGRSRDSLLEVLKDSKLELLGSLDVRARPREGDYEELRQLAQLITEKVRGGVE, encoded by the coding sequence ATGAAGGTGAATATAATGAAAACTGTGAAAATTGTTGGGGGAGTTTACTGGGTTGGAATTAAGGACTGGAACAGAAGGATATTCGATTCTTTGATCCCTCTGCCAGAAGGGACTTCCTACAACTCCTATCTGGTAGTTGGAAGCGAAAAATCGGCTCTTATAGATACCGTAAATCCTGGTTTTGAGGAAGAGCTTGAGGAGAAAATAAATGAGATTGTAAACGTGGGCGACATTGATTATATAGTAATGAACCACGCCGAACCCGACCATTCAGGTACAATTCCGTATCTACTGGAAAAAAATGAGAAGGTAGTTCTAATCGCAACTGAAAAAGGTGCGGATATGGCAAAGGCCTACTATGATGTTCCCGATGAGAGAATAATGATTGTGAAGGATGGTGATGTCATCTCCCTTGGAGGAAAGACCCTTATGTTCATAGAGGCGCCATGGCTTCACTGGCCCGAGACTATGTTTACCTATCTTGTCGAGGACAAAATACTCTTTCCGTGCGACTTCTTCGGGGCCCATCTTGCGTGGGGCTTTTACGACGATGAGGTGCCCGACATTTTAACGCATGCCCAGAGGTACTTCGGCGAGATAATGATGCCCTTCTCCGCCATGGCCAAAAAAGCACTTCGGAAGATTGAGAATCTTGAGATTGATATAATCGCCCCGAGCCACGGCCCGGTATACAGAAATCCCGAGAGAATAATTGAGGCGTATAAAAGGTGGAGCAGCGGAGAAACGAAGGAAAAGGTTCTGATAGCATACGTGAGCATGTGGAAAGCCAATGAGAGAATGGTGAGGGAGCTTGCTGCACTCTTGACCGCGGAAGGGGTGGATGTGAAAGTTTATAACCTTGTAAACGCGGACATAGGGGAAATCGCCAAAGACCTCGTGGACTCGGCGGTGATAGTTCTGGCAGCTCCAACCGTCCTTGGGGGTGCTCATCCCCTAGCAATCTATGCTGCGTACCTTGTAAAGGCTCTCAGACCTCCCGCAAAATATGCGGTGATAATAGGTTCCCACGGGTGGCACGGGAGGAGCAGGGATTCTCTCCTCGAGGTGCTCAAGGATTCAAAGCTTGAGCTTCTTGGCAGTCTTGATGTTCGTGCAAGGCCGAGGGAGGGAGATTATGAGGAGCTCCGTCAGCTGGCTCAACTCATCACAGAAAAAGTTAGGGGTGGTGTGGAATGA
- a CDS encoding elongation factor 1-beta: MSDFNLVGVIRVMPTDPEVNLDELEAAVKKILEEKFEGKYGISKINREPIAFGLVALKVYVLGKDAEGYSFDEVADVFREVENVESAEVEAVSRF; the protein is encoded by the coding sequence ATGAGTGATTTCAATTTAGTTGGAGTTATTAGGGTCATGCCTACTGACCCAGAGGTAAACCTTGACGAGCTTGAAGCAGCGGTCAAAAAAATACTCGAGGAGAAATTTGAAGGCAAATATGGGATATCGAAGATTAACAGGGAGCCAATAGCTTTTGGATTGGTTGCACTTAAGGTCTATGTACTTGGAAAGGATGCTGAAGGATACTCCTTTGATGAAGTGGCAGACGTTTTTAGAGAAGTAGAAAACGTGGAAAGTGCAGAGGTTGAAGCAGTATCAAGGTTTTGA